In Maridesulfovibrio sp., the genomic stretch AACAATTTATTTTGCGTTGGGAATGAAGAGTTTTTTCCCGAGAAGCTTGAAGTCGCCGACAGCTTTCTGAGTTTTTGGGGAAGCCATCCATTCAGAGAATTTGGTAGCGAGTTCGTACTTGGCGTTCTTGCAGTTAGCAGGATTAACAGCCAGCACACTGTACTGGTTAAAAAGGGACTTGTCGCCTTCAACCAGAACCTTCAGTTCAGGAGAACCGTTCTTGTTTGCACTGTATTTGATGTAGGTTCCACGGTCGGTCATGATGTATGCATCGCGCTCTTCTGCAACGGTGATACTTTTGATCATGCCCTGACCTGTCTGGATGTACCATTCAGCTTTATCAGGAACATCCATACCGGCTACTTTCCAAAGAGAGATTTCTTTTTTGTTGGTACCGGAGTTGTCGCCGCGGCTGACGAAAGGAGCTTTTGCATTGGAAACAGCTTTCATGGCCTGAACAACCGGAAGACCTTTAATTCCTGCGGGATCAGACTCAGGACCGATGATCACGAAATCGTTGTACATAACTTCACGGCGGTCCTTGAGTGCGCCCATATCAACGTATTTTTTTTCGGCAGCGGGAGCATGCACCATGAGAACGTCAACGTCGCAGTTCTGTCCCATTTTGAGAGCCTTACCTGTTCCAACGGCAGTCCATTTCAATTCGATGCCGGTATCTTTCTGAAACATCGGGGCCAGTTCATCCAGAAGACCGGTATTATCTGTACTGGTAGTGGTAGCCATCATCAGGGTTTCAGCTTTAACCAGTCCCGGAGCAACAAGCAGGGAAACAAGAGCGAGAGCGAGCAGTAATACTCTAAATTTTTTCATTTTTCCTCCAAAAAGAACTCTGTTACAAAACACTAAATCAAGATCATCCGCAATTGTAACTGCGCCCGTGACGAGCGGGAGCAATTTCATTTAAATATAGATCAGAAACAGAGCTCTATGTCAACACAAGCACAATTATACTCTTATTCTTAACCCGATTTTGCACCAAAAATGTGCTGAAACTGACGCAGATAGAAAGCACTTGCCCGCAAACAGCGTTGCACATATCCTAAGTTAAATATATCAGGTGGAGCATGATGAAAGAAAGCTTTGACTTTACTATTACAGAATTCTCAGGTGGCAATTTCCGGGAAAAAGAGATTCAGAGTATCCTTGAAATCCCTTTGACCATCAACCTTAACGGGCGCGAAGTTGTCACACTGCTGACCACTGCCCGCTACCCGGACTATCTGACTGTGGGCTTTCTTAAATCAGATGCATACATCTCCTCCCGCGATCAGATCACCGACCTGAAAATAACTGAATTTGATGACCGCATCATAGCCGATGTAAGCACCATCCATGACCCGTGGAAAGGGCGTGTCCTTGAGTACTCAATCACCTCCGGCTGCGGAAAAGGAACCAACTTCGGGCGCAATGTTTCAACCATATCCAAACGGACTATCAAGTCCGAACTAATCGTCACTCCTGAGCAGATCCTGACCCATGCAAATGAGCTGCATTCTCGATCCACACTCTATGCAAAGACACGTGGTTGCCATAATTCATCTCTGTGCACTCCGGATGAAATGCTATATTTTCGTGAAGATATCGGACGCCACAATGCTATCGACATGATCGTGGGCCAATGCTTTCTCGAAGATGTACCAACTAATGGTAAAATGATTGTTTCTACTGGGCGCGTGGCATCAGAGATCCTTCTTAAAGCAGTGCGTATAGGGGTTCCCATCCTGGCTTCAACTGCTGTGGCCACCAGCTTCTCCGTGGAACTGGCCCGTAAAATCGGAATAACCCTGATCGGAAACATAAAAAAAGACAGTTTTTGGATTTACAATGATCAAGGAAGGATAAAAGGTATGTAGTGCATTTTAAGCTACTTACAAATTATGTCTCGCCTACCATATTATCCAGTTAAAATAATAAATTAGACTTTGTGCCAAAATAAGACTAAATAATACTCCTATGCAGC encodes the following:
- a CDS encoding substrate-binding domain-containing protein encodes the protein MKKFRVLLLALALVSLLVAPGLVKAETLMMATTTSTDNTGLLDELAPMFQKDTGIELKWTAVGTGKALKMGQNCDVDVLMVHAPAAEKKYVDMGALKDRREVMYNDFVIIGPESDPAGIKGLPVVQAMKAVSNAKAPFVSRGDNSGTNKKEISLWKVAGMDVPDKAEWYIQTGQGMIKSITVAEERDAYIMTDRGTYIKYSANKNGSPELKVLVEGDKSLFNQYSVLAVNPANCKNAKYELATKFSEWMASPKTQKAVGDFKLLGKKLFIPNAK
- the fdhD gene encoding formate dehydrogenase accessory sulfurtransferase FdhD, coding for MKESFDFTITEFSGGNFREKEIQSILEIPLTINLNGREVVTLLTTARYPDYLTVGFLKSDAYISSRDQITDLKITEFDDRIIADVSTIHDPWKGRVLEYSITSGCGKGTNFGRNVSTISKRTIKSELIVTPEQILTHANELHSRSTLYAKTRGCHNSSLCTPDEMLYFREDIGRHNAIDMIVGQCFLEDVPTNGKMIVSTGRVASEILLKAVRIGVPILASTAVATSFSVELARKIGITLIGNIKKDSFWIYNDQGRIKGM